The Stigmatella ashevillena genomic sequence GGGGTGCCCCGCCGATCAGCAGTGCATCCGGGACGACGAAGGGGCCTCCGCATGCGCCGAAGTGCACGGGAGCAACTGTCAGGCCGTTCCTTGTCCGGAGGGGCTTCAGTGCCAGGTTGCGTATGAACGAGCGAGGCCTGGGCACGTCCAGATGAAGTGTGCTTCGCGATGACGCTCATCGGGGCCCTTCAGACGAAGGGCCCCCGCATCACTTGCGGAGCATCGACTCCAACTGGGGCAGAACCCCCAGGTGCATGGCGGTGGACACCAACATGCGCCGTTCCTTGAGATCGACGCGTCCGTCCACCAGGGCCATCCGCACCAGGTGGTCCATGAAGACCGAGGCCTCGGGGCTGCCCTTGCCCGGCATGAGCCGGTTGAAGAGCGGCTGCCCGGCGTTGAGGGCCATCTCCACGTTCTGCCACGGGATGCTCCAGCGCGTGGCACAGACCTTGAGCAGCTTGCGCTCCTGAGCGTCTACCGCGCCGTCCGAGGCGGCGATGGCCGCCATCATGTAGAGGAGCCGCTCGCGCTCCTGGGCGTCCACCACGGTGTCCGTGGCTTCTGGCGGCCCGGAGGCGGCTGGGGCCGTGGCTCCGGATGAACGCCGGTGCCGCGTCTGGGCCTCCCACGTCTCGTAGGGCAGGGTGGTGGCGAGCACCCAGTCCCGTGCGCTGGTGCCAAGCTGGGTTCCGCAGTACGCACAGGCGCTCGCGCCGCTGCTCGTGAGGGGCGCGTTGCACTGCGGGCAGCGATCGGTGGCCATGCCGTTGGCCGTGTTCGTCGTCACCCCATGTCGCCGTGTCATCGTGAACACCCACCGTTGCGGAACGGGAGGCAGTTCCTGCCGCCGCTCATTCGCGGCCACCGTGCCCAGCCGGGCGCTCCAGCGGATCTCCACATGGGCCCGGTCGTCTCCCTCCGGCTGGACCTCCAGGTCCCGGGTGACGACTGCCCCCACGGCGCACTCCAAGATGGCGCGGCGGCGGCCCTGCTGACGCAAGCTGTCGAGCTCCGTGCCCAGCTGAGAGACGATGTCCGCGTTGGCCACCTGCGCCATCCGCTTCTCGTCGCCACGGCTCTGCGCATCGATCCACTTCCAGAACAGGAGCGAGGCGCGATCCTCGAGGATCTCCAGGTTGAGCGCCGGATCCGCCGCCCGGGCCTCCCTCAGGCCCTTCACGATGGTCGACTGGCGATTGTGCTCGATGCCCTGGGTGATCTCCGAGAGCGTCCAGTCGTAGTTGCCAGAGTTGACGATGGCTTGGCAGTACTCGCAGACGTTGCTGGCCCCTCCTTGATAGGGCGCGCCACACTGGGGGCACTTGCCCTGGTAGACATCCTGGCCGATCCGCGTCGCCGCCCCAGGCTTGCGGACGAAGGTCCACACCTCGGTGAACGACTCCGAGGGAGCCCTCTGGGCAGCGGCCAGGGCCTGCGCGTCCGAGGCCGTCGCGGGCACGTCCGTGTCGCGCATCTCGGCCTGGATGCGGATCTGGAGGCTGTCGAACCACTCGCTCTGCTCCAGCCCGATGATTCGCGCGTCCAGCAGCCGGATATCGCAGATGGCATCGCGCACGCCCTGGGCCGCCATGAGCTGAAGCTGGACGTTGAAGCGCTGGTAGGTGGCATCGGAGAGGAACGGGCGGACGGGTGTCAGCTCCCGCTTGAACCAGGCCTCCTGAAGCAACGGGAAGAGATGCCGCACCTTGGCGAGCACGCCCTGGACCTCGAACTGCGGATCCTTGCGCTTCAGGGCTTGGACCCACCCCTGGACGCTTTGGTCCGAGACCTGGGTGCGCTGCGCTGCTTCCTTGCGCTCGAGGGCCCGCTGGGTGGAGCCGGTGGGGTGCAGGTTCCGCCGGTAGAAGTAGTACGCCACCCCGGCGAGGATCAGCAGCGGCACGCCGATTTTCGGATACCGGAAGGCGAACCCGATGAGGCGGAAGAGCAGGTAGATCAGCCCTCCCGCATCCCCGTCACCCCCGGAGTCGTCCGTGCCCCGGGTGTAGTGCTCGCCCCCGCCGCCTCGGGCCAGGGCGGCCAGGGGAACCAAGGCCGTGAAGACCCCCAGGACCCACAGCCAGGGAGGCAGGCGGAGCAGGCTTCTGAAGAGCGGGCGCATACCCTCCACTCTAACCGCTTCTGCCTTGCCAGGTCCGTCCCAACGCCTCAGGCTGACGCGGTTCAGGGAGCCCCCTCGGGGGGCGTGGAAGG encodes the following:
- a CDS encoding TIM44-like domain-containing protein, coding for MRPLFRSLLRLPPWLWVLGVFTALVPLAALARGGGGEHYTRGTDDSGGDGDAGGLIYLLFRLIGFAFRYPKIGVPLLILAGVAYYFYRRNLHPTGSTQRALERKEAAQRTQVSDQSVQGWVQALKRKDPQFEVQGVLAKVRHLFPLLQEAWFKRELTPVRPFLSDATYQRFNVQLQLMAAQGVRDAICDIRLLDARIIGLEQSEWFDSLQIRIQAEMRDTDVPATASDAQALAAAQRAPSESFTEVWTFVRKPGAATRIGQDVYQGKCPQCGAPYQGGASNVCEYCQAIVNSGNYDWTLSEITQGIEHNRQSTIVKGLREARAADPALNLEILEDRASLLFWKWIDAQSRGDEKRMAQVANADIVSQLGTELDSLRQQGRRRAILECAVGAVVTRDLEVQPEGDDRAHVEIRWSARLGTVAANERRQELPPVPQRWVFTMTRRHGVTTNTANGMATDRCPQCNAPLTSSGASACAYCGTQLGTSARDWVLATTLPYETWEAQTRHRRSSGATAPAASGPPEATDTVVDAQERERLLYMMAAIAASDGAVDAQERKLLKVCATRWSIPWQNVEMALNAGQPLFNRLMPGKGSPEASVFMDHLVRMALVDGRVDLKERRMLVSTAMHLGVLPQLESMLRK